In Methanothermus fervidus DSM 2088, a single genomic region encodes these proteins:
- a CDS encoding peptidase U32 (COGs: COG0826 Collagenase and related protease~InterPro IPR001539~KEGG: mbu:Mbur_1527 peptidase U32~PFAM: peptidase U32~SPTR: Q64EH2 Predicted protease of the collagenase family~PFAM: Peptidase family U32), whose product MMKFSIPLPGTLDSEKEIFKNLPKRDYDVYMAGISEFIGSGRAALYSPFFDDIKEQVNYAHKHGIKFNLVLNSSCFGGKHLTFEGYKILARYIKKLEEIGVDGVIVSDPYLVELVSKETKNIEVCVSCIAHIDSPEKAKFFEKLGASEITLDTNINRHFDIIEAIRDCVNCKLKVIANEACIYKCPFRYFHFNLFSHVTTSPEPIFGDYYFERCISLRVQDPSLIIKSPWIRPEDIKEYKKLGIDSVKIAGRSNTVEWIINTAKSYMKGKYVGNLLDILDCPNELRDRFYIPNDKLDGVIEQWKQCSKFCHDCGFCNELAKEVVKCDVNEVKSVERC is encoded by the coding sequence ATGATGAAGTTTAGCATACCTCTTCCTGGAACTTTAGATTCTGAAAAAGAAATATTTAAGAATTTACCTAAAAGAGATTACGATGTATATATGGCAGGAATCTCTGAATTTATAGGTAGTGGCAGGGCTGCTTTATATTCACCTTTTTTTGATGATATTAAAGAACAAGTAAATTATGCCCATAAACATGGCATAAAATTTAATTTAGTTTTAAATTCTTCCTGTTTTGGAGGAAAACATCTAACTTTTGAAGGATATAAAATCCTAGCCAGATATATCAAGAAATTAGAAGAGATTGGTGTAGATGGTGTAATAGTTTCAGATCCCTATCTAGTTGAGCTTGTGTCAAAAGAAACTAAAAACATTGAAGTATGTGTTTCTTGTATTGCACATATTGATTCACCAGAAAAAGCAAAATTTTTTGAAAAATTAGGAGCATCGGAAATAACTCTTGATACCAATATAAATAGACATTTTGATATTATAGAAGCTATTAGAGATTGTGTAAATTGCAAATTAAAGGTTATAGCTAATGAAGCATGTATTTATAAATGTCCTTTTCGGTATTTCCATTTTAATTTATTTTCCCATGTTACTACATCTCCAGAACCTATTTTTGGTGATTATTATTTTGAAAGGTGTATATCACTCCGAGTTCAAGATCCTTCCTTAATCATAAAATCTCCTTGGATTAGACCTGAAGATATCAAAGAATACAAGAAATTAGGAATAGATTCTGTAAAAATAGCTGGCAGAAGTAACACAGTAGAATGGATTATAAATACAGCTAAAAGTTATATGAAGGGGAAATATGTTGGAAATTTATTAGATATATTGGATTGTCCAAATGAACTTCGAGATCGTTTTTACATCCCCAATGATAAATTGGATGGTGTTATAGAACAATGGAAGCAATGTTCTAAATTTTGCCATGATTGTGGTTTTTGTAATGAACTAGCTAAAGAAGTAGTTAAATGTGATGTAAATGAAGTTAAATCTGTTGAGCGATGCTAG
- a CDS encoding thymidylate kinase (COGs: COG0125 Thymidylate kinase~InterPro IPR018094: IPR000062~KEGG: mst:Msp_0357 putative thymidylate kinase~PFAM: thymidylate kinase~PRIAM: dTMP kinase~SPTR: Q2NHE3 Probable thymidylate kinase~TIGRFAM: thymidylate kinase~PFAM: Thymidylate kinase~TIGRFAM: thymidylate kinase), whose product MYIAFEGIDGSGKTTICKYISSYLRRNGYKVLTVGFPSNNEIGKLAKKMLKGEIKWNEIAFELLITADMLQCNHKIKKFLKNGGIVLSDRSPYSSIAYRPHLRNWIEKIHKPLIKPDIVIFLDVSVDNALKRIYKHDKYEKKKYLEIARRTYLRLSKELNFVKINANKNFKKVFLDVKHIIESSVKNKRLSLRPSQ is encoded by the coding sequence ATGTATATAGCATTCGAAGGAATTGATGGTTCAGGAAAGACAACTATATGCAAGTATATTTCTTCATATTTGAGAAGAAACGGTTATAAAGTCCTTACTGTTGGATTCCCTAGCAATAATGAAATTGGTAAATTAGCTAAAAAAATGTTAAAAGGTGAAATTAAATGGAACGAAATAGCCTTTGAATTACTTATAACTGCTGATATGTTACAATGTAATCACAAAATTAAAAAATTTTTAAAAAATGGAGGAATTGTTTTAAGTGATCGTAGCCCTTATTCAAGTATTGCATATAGGCCACATTTACGCAATTGGATAGAAAAAATACACAAACCTTTAATTAAACCAGACATTGTTATATTTTTAGATGTGAGCGTAGATAATGCATTGAAAAGAATATATAAACATGACAAATATGAAAAAAAGAAATACCTAGAGATAGCAAGAAGAACATATTTACGTCTTTCTAAAGAGTTAAATTTTGTTAAGATCAATGCAAATAAAAATTTTAAAAAAGTATTTTTGGATGTAAAACATATCATTGAAAGTTCAGTGAAAAATAAAAGACTATCACTCAGGCCTTCTCAATAG
- a CDS encoding Magnesium chelatase (COGs: COG1429 Cobalamin biosynthesis protein CobN and related Mg-chelatase~InterPro IPR003672~KEGG: mth:MTH237 magnesium chelatase subunit~PFAM: CobN/magnesium chelatase~PRIAM: Magnesium chelatase~SPTR: O26339 Magnesium chelatase subunit~PFAM: CobN/Magnesium Chelatase), with amino-acid sequence MKLGKGINKKVCLCGILILLLFGCCNFVFANNLSTNSSDIKMENLTQSKLQNTKMVVLVTGCVVGTVDKVMYETYKKELEPKGYNFTLKIYTMDLINLNSTVYMKFKEDIKDANIFFLCTRPGYPVTGLTYGTELDAPIDFQNIINSLPSGAKVFVLGTTKPNVTRTDIGIELLAPPYAGIAAPMLSQENMKRLILEILRRAGVINITLNETRFVPPPSDFLYHPDAPYGTIFQDLQSYITWYKSSGKYKEGQPWVGVPILGRYYVANNMEVYKKLIGELESRGLNVIPYFYTNDAINSSRKYFMKDGKPLVDIIVACLQFGYWTDNATLKLYKDLNVPVLGPLPVFSQTTLDEYLKNKKMGLRGLEYFWLCIFEVQGRIEPILIGGDIITNIDENTGYPEKKYMPYEFGIKQLVDRVTAWINLRKKNNSDKKIAIVYFDNTHDEKMPVTNGLNLYKSLANLLNSMKLAGYDLGNVSISPTFLMEMINRCGRNPKNVTNIQYIEELIKNGCITIDVEEYLKWYNTLPKILRDQVEAVWGPPPGNVMVYKNKIVIPGFILGKIFLGPNPVWKWKGSLQNLYNNTLPPTHQFIAFYLYIRNKFHADALVCIGQHGTLELLPGRPCGMTESDWPNNLIGYLPYIHLLRMDDPLESVINPIKRRAYGITLSYLPPPLIKTELFGEFKELSELLKSWESAQSLNNTERMEVLEKLIQNKINEIPGLKDRIGANEKTPFVILKDKLYEYLKELQETLTTFGLHTLGELPDNKTLEKFIDVIVEYDPEHRNRDEVKKLLIDSCSNEINAVLKALNGEFIDPVPAKDPITNLNALPTGRNMYSFDPDAVPDKAAIVLAKKCVNEFLKRYKETYGKYPETVAIDISDLIPTQGLSLAIIFELIGLKPIYENEKLVGADIVPLEEFGRPRIDVLILDLHNFRSLVPNALKVIDNAIKRIVSLNEPTSLNFLRKHYLSIKQDLLNEFISSGLAKEESERLSERLARSRLFGLPPGSDPHGVSVDRVLWSKDDWTPKELAEMYTNYYSYVYGADLDGIHSPNLLKLLTRTVETSIAIMPYRSSGEGLCLYRASALINFAVRYLTGREMESYIIKTAYAIPRVNTLKESYYDTIVTTLLNPEWLEGKLNEGPSGHASVALQIRDLFTTDVLVKVINKDMWNRLVSIYLNRDILRKFDASAAEMICRYIYQAYSRGMVQLTSQQLNLASEYLKVLVPSTIPGAPTTPQPSIPGIPTTTPQPSIPGAPSQLGAPTALGRVGIGTATTRGVSPGISGPSGRVGGEIGARGAAQAAGAAGKAYEITPVSKGIGKPGIPFAGIIGVIILIALIAAGYLLRRPE; translated from the coding sequence ATGAAACTAGGCAAGGGTATAAACAAGAAAGTTTGCCTTTGTGGAATTTTAATTTTGTTATTATTTGGATGTTGTAATTTTGTATTTGCAAACAACCTTTCAACAAATTCATCAGATATAAAAATGGAAAATCTTACACAATCTAAACTTCAAAACACTAAAATGGTTGTATTGGTTACTGGATGTGTTGTAGGCACTGTTGACAAAGTTATGTATGAAACATACAAAAAAGAGTTAGAGCCTAAAGGTTATAATTTCACATTAAAAATATATACTATGGATTTGATTAACTTAAATTCTACAGTCTATATGAAATTTAAAGAGGATATTAAGGATGCTAATATATTCTTTTTATGTACAAGACCTGGTTATCCTGTAACTGGATTAACCTATGGGACAGAACTTGATGCACCTATAGATTTTCAGAACATAATTAATTCACTACCATCTGGTGCAAAAGTTTTTGTATTAGGGACAACGAAGCCAAATGTTACAAGAACTGATATCGGAATTGAGCTGTTAGCACCACCCTATGCTGGAATAGCAGCACCAATGTTAAGTCAGGAAAACATGAAAAGACTCATACTTGAAATATTAAGACGTGCGGGAGTAATAAATATTACTCTCAATGAAACAAGATTTGTACCACCACCTAGTGATTTTCTGTATCATCCTGATGCTCCCTACGGCACTATTTTTCAAGATTTACAGTCATATATAACTTGGTATAAGAGTTCTGGAAAATATAAAGAAGGACAACCGTGGGTTGGAGTACCCATATTAGGTAGATATTATGTAGCTAACAACATGGAAGTGTATAAAAAACTAATAGGAGAGCTTGAATCTCGAGGCCTTAATGTAATACCTTACTTTTATACAAATGATGCAATCAATTCATCAAGAAAATATTTCATGAAAGATGGAAAACCATTAGTGGATATAATTGTTGCATGCCTTCAATTTGGATATTGGACGGATAATGCAACTTTAAAATTATATAAAGATCTTAATGTACCTGTTTTGGGACCGTTACCTGTATTTTCACAAACAACGCTTGATGAATACTTAAAAAACAAAAAAATGGGGTTAAGAGGTTTAGAATACTTTTGGCTCTGTATTTTTGAAGTACAAGGACGTATTGAGCCAATCCTCATTGGAGGAGACATTATTACAAATATAGATGAAAATACAGGGTATCCCGAAAAGAAATATATGCCATACGAATTTGGAATTAAACAGTTGGTAGATAGGGTTACAGCTTGGATAAATCTCAGGAAAAAGAATAATTCAGATAAAAAAATAGCAATTGTATATTTTGATAATACACATGATGAAAAAATGCCTGTAACTAATGGTTTAAACTTATATAAAAGCTTAGCTAATTTATTAAATTCCATGAAGCTAGCAGGATATGATTTAGGAAATGTTTCAATTTCACCTACATTTCTTATGGAAATGATAAATAGATGTGGAAGAAATCCAAAAAATGTAACAAATATTCAATATATTGAAGAATTAATAAAGAATGGTTGTATAACAATTGATGTAGAAGAATATTTAAAGTGGTATAATACACTTCCAAAAATACTTAGAGATCAAGTAGAGGCTGTGTGGGGACCTCCACCAGGCAATGTAATGGTATATAAAAATAAAATTGTTATTCCTGGATTTATCCTAGGTAAAATATTTTTAGGACCTAATCCTGTGTGGAAATGGAAAGGATCACTTCAGAATTTATATAACAATACATTACCACCAACTCATCAATTCATAGCATTTTACCTTTACATTAGGAATAAGTTTCATGCAGATGCATTGGTTTGTATAGGACAACATGGGACTCTCGAATTGTTGCCTGGTAGACCTTGTGGCATGACAGAAAGTGATTGGCCAAATAATTTGATAGGTTATCTGCCATATATACATCTGCTTAGAATGGATGATCCTTTGGAATCCGTCATTAATCCTATAAAGAGGAGAGCTTATGGTATCACCTTGTCATATCTCCCACCACCTTTAATAAAAACTGAACTTTTTGGAGAATTCAAAGAATTGTCTGAACTTTTAAAATCATGGGAATCTGCTCAGTCATTAAATAATACTGAGAGAATGGAAGTATTAGAAAAATTAATCCAGAATAAAATCAATGAAATACCTGGATTAAAAGATAGAATTGGGGCAAATGAAAAAACACCTTTTGTTATACTAAAAGATAAGTTGTATGAATATCTCAAAGAATTACAAGAAACTTTAACAACATTTGGACTTCATACATTAGGTGAGTTGCCTGACAACAAAACTTTAGAGAAATTCATAGATGTAATAGTTGAATATGATCCTGAACATAGAAATCGTGATGAAGTAAAAAAATTATTGATTGACTCTTGTTCAAATGAAATTAACGCTGTATTGAAAGCTTTAAATGGAGAATTTATTGATCCTGTACCAGCCAAAGACCCAATAACTAACTTAAATGCATTGCCTACTGGACGTAATATGTATTCATTTGATCCTGACGCTGTACCAGATAAAGCTGCAATAGTACTCGCTAAAAAATGTGTAAATGAATTTTTAAAGCGATATAAAGAAACATATGGTAAATATCCAGAAACAGTTGCTATTGATATCTCAGATTTAATACCAACTCAAGGACTTAGTTTAGCTATTATCTTTGAATTAATAGGATTGAAACCCATATATGAAAATGAAAAATTGGTTGGAGCTGATATAGTACCGTTAGAAGAGTTTGGCAGGCCTAGAATCGATGTTCTTATACTGGATTTACACAATTTCAGAAGTCTTGTTCCAAATGCTCTGAAAGTAATAGATAATGCTATAAAACGAATTGTAAGCTTAAATGAACCAACTTCTCTCAACTTTTTACGAAAACATTATTTATCAATAAAACAAGATCTCTTAAATGAGTTCATTTCCTCAGGATTGGCAAAAGAAGAATCAGAGAGATTATCAGAAAGATTAGCTAGATCAAGATTATTTGGATTGCCTCCTGGTTCAGATCCACATGGAGTTTCAGTAGATCGTGTTCTTTGGTCAAAGGATGATTGGACACCAAAAGAATTAGCAGAAATGTATACTAATTATTATTCATATGTATATGGAGCAGACTTAGATGGTATTCACAGTCCTAACTTACTTAAGTTATTAACGAGAACTGTTGAAACAAGTATAGCAATAATGCCATACAGGAGCAGTGGTGAAGGCCTTTGTCTTTACAGGGCTTCAGCACTTATAAATTTCGCTGTAAGATATTTAACAGGTAGGGAAATGGAAAGTTATATTATAAAGACTGCTTATGCAATTCCTCGTGTAAACACTTTAAAAGAATCTTATTATGATACAATAGTGACAACCTTGCTTAATCCAGAATGGCTCGAAGGAAAACTAAATGAAGGACCATCAGGACATGCATCTGTAGCACTACAAATTAGAGATTTATTTACGACAGATGTGCTAGTTAAAGTTATAAATAAAGATATGTGGAATAGATTGGTGTCTATCTACTTAAATAGAGATATTTTAAGAAAATTTGATGCTTCCGCAGCTGAAATGATTTGTAGATATATTTATCAAGCTTATTCTCGTGGAATGGTACAGCTAACATCTCAACAACTTAATTTGGCTAGTGAATATTTAAAAGTTTTAGTTCCCTCAACTATCCCAGGAGCTCCAACAACACCACAACCTTCAATCCCTGGAATTCCAACAACTACACCACAACCTTCAATTCCAGGAGCACCATCACAACTAGGAGCTCCAACTGCATTAGGAAGAGTAGGAATTGGAACTGCAACAACAAGGGGAGTTTCACCAGGAATTTCAGGTCCTTCAGGTAGAGTTGGTGGTGAAATTGGTGCAAGGGGGGCAGCCCAAGCTGCTGGAGCAGCAGGTAAAGCATATGAGATTACACCAGTGTCTAAGGGAATTGGAAAGCCAGGAATTCCATTTGCAGGAATAATTGGTGTTATAATATTGATTGCATTAATAGCAGCAGGATATCTATTGAGAAGGCCTGAGTGA
- a CDS encoding TatD-related deoxyribonuclease (COGs: COG1099 metal-dependent hydrolase with the TIM-barrel fold~InterPro IPR012022: IPR001130~KEGG: mst:Msp_1050 metal-dependent hydrolase~PFAM: TatD-related deoxyribonuclease~SPTR: Q2NFG9 Predicted metal-dependent hydrolase~PFAM: TatD related DNase): MIDSHIHADTRPYEDFEMMAISGIEKAITCAHDPLPMKSAVVTLEHISRLQKLDVKRAQENGIDLYVAAGIHPRAIPTDYEKVINKLPSILNNPKVVAIGEIGLEKGSKEELKIFKEQIKLADKLKVPVIIHTPRKNKEKVIDTILSLLSENLDESLAVIDHIDDKVVDKVVDRECMLGLTIQPGKLTIDKAITILEEYGVDKFMLNSDMSSAPSDPLSVPKTVHKMRLKDFNDSEIAKVSYKNAEKFFKL, from the coding sequence ATGATTGATAGTCATATACATGCAGATACCAGACCTTACGAAGATTTTGAAATGATGGCAATTTCTGGCATTGAAAAAGCTATAACCTGTGCCCATGATCCATTGCCAATGAAATCCGCTGTTGTAACCTTGGAACATATTTCTCGTCTTCAAAAACTTGATGTTAAAAGAGCTCAAGAAAATGGAATTGATTTATATGTGGCTGCAGGTATACATCCCAGAGCTATTCCCACAGACTATGAAAAAGTGATAAATAAATTACCTTCAATTTTGAATAATCCAAAAGTTGTGGCAATAGGTGAGATAGGGCTTGAAAAAGGATCTAAAGAAGAATTAAAAATTTTTAAAGAACAAATAAAACTTGCTGATAAATTAAAAGTTCCAGTTATTATTCACACTCCTAGAAAAAATAAAGAAAAAGTAATTGACACAATATTGTCATTATTAAGCGAAAATTTAGATGAATCTTTAGCTGTCATAGACCATATTGATGATAAAGTTGTTGACAAAGTTGTGGATAGAGAATGCATGCTTGGACTCACAATTCAACCAGGTAAATTAACCATAGACAAGGCTATAACAATTTTAGAGGAATATGGTGTTGACAAATTTATGTTAAACTCTGACATGAGTTCTGCACCTTCAGATCCTCTTTCAGTTCCAAAAACTGTACATAAAATGCGACTCAAAGATTTCAATGATTCAGAAATTGCAAAAGTTTCTTATAAAAATGCAGAAAAATTCTTTAAACTTTAA
- a CDS encoding putative ATPase implicated in cell cycle control (KEGG: msi:Msm_1178 putative ATPase implicated in cell cycle control~SPTR: A5UMF5 Putative ATPase implicated in cell cycle control), producing MKKEKLLKFLSRIGVDTRFITIIDSCIYINNLRFSRFSRKREKILKKYFPEIKVIRSKIFQRISTRSKNILRDELKPKDRVLIMKTDKIRYTAAYAVLEPYTRKYGIKIVEKNPDCIVNPLTLDDIVINVFKKLLSGKKLKMEVKKDNKRVIYPLSKVPYSWICKWLKKECKIEYQDKMVNKFMDFFNTVVPDYKEKIASSILELSKVIKN from the coding sequence ATGAAAAAAGAAAAACTTTTAAAATTTCTTTCAAGGATTGGAGTTGACACACGGTTTATTACAATCATAGATTCATGTATATATATTAATAATTTAAGGTTTTCAAGATTTTCAAGGAAAAGAGAGAAGATTTTAAAAAAATACTTTCCAGAAATAAAAGTAATTAGATCAAAAATATTTCAAAGGATTTCTACAAGAAGTAAAAATATTTTAAGAGATGAATTAAAACCAAAGGACAGAGTATTAATCATGAAAACAGATAAAATTAGATACACTGCAGCTTATGCAGTCTTAGAACCATACACAAGAAAATATGGAATTAAAATAGTAGAAAAAAATCCAGATTGTATAGTAAATCCACTGACGTTGGATGACATAGTTATTAACGTGTTTAAAAAACTTTTATCAGGAAAAAAATTAAAAATGGAAGTAAAAAAAGATAACAAGAGAGTTATATATCCCCTCTCAAAAGTTCCATATTCTTGGATATGTAAATGGTTAAAAAAAGAATGTAAAATAGAATATCAAGACAAAATGGTAAATAAATTTATGGACTTTTTCAATACAGTGGTCCCTGATTATAAAGAAAAAATTGCAAGTTCTATACTGGAACTTTCTAAAGTTATTAAAAACTAG
- a CDS encoding AAA ATPase (COGs: COG2812 DNA polymerase III gamma/tau subunits~InterPro IPR003593~KEGG: mth:MTH240 replication factor C large subunit~SMART: AAA ATPase~SPTR: O26342 Replication factor C large subunit~PFAM: ATPase family associated with various cellular activities (AAA); Rad17 cell cycle checkpoint protein) — MKWVEKYRPKDFDEFIGNRKVVEEVRKWIRDWKEGKPQPPLLLVGPTGVGKTALAQIISNKFSDSISLNASDKRSYSILMRIVGESSKSGSLFGKHERVIVLDEVDNIHSIEDRGGASAILKIIDISKHPIVLTANDIYTRHLARIRKKCKVLKLRRPPARSIVALLGRICRKEKIKFNRSVLMEIAKKASGDVRQAINMLEAIARGEKEIKPEYLDYLATKDEFSNILELSIVVLKSESMSHVMQKVRSTDEDPNYILEFIAENIPREYEKPHEIKKAYDMISKADVYLGRAQRTQNYGYWKYAINLMTLGVAFSKDKKYKKFTRYSGPSYFKLRRSARKKIEKIDTILEKLANRLHVSKKVAFTFLPYLKIILQNSKMSEEISRFAGFEKNEVKFLKELKLLS; from the coding sequence TTGAAGTGGGTTGAAAAATATCGTCCAAAAGATTTTGATGAATTTATAGGCAATAGGAAAGTAGTTGAAGAAGTAAGAAAGTGGATTAGAGACTGGAAAGAAGGTAAACCACAACCTCCTTTATTGTTGGTAGGTCCTACTGGAGTAGGTAAAACAGCGTTAGCCCAAATAATTTCTAATAAGTTTTCAGATAGTATTAGCTTAAATGCTAGTGATAAAAGATCATATTCAATACTAATGCGTATTGTGGGGGAATCATCTAAATCAGGTAGTCTTTTTGGGAAACATGAACGAGTTATTGTGTTAGATGAAGTGGATAATATTCATAGTATAGAAGATAGAGGCGGTGCAAGCGCAATTTTAAAAATAATAGACATTAGTAAACATCCAATAGTATTAACAGCAAATGATATTTACACTAGACATCTTGCTAGGATCAGAAAGAAATGCAAAGTTTTGAAGTTAAGAAGACCACCAGCTAGATCAATTGTAGCATTGTTAGGAAGAATATGTAGGAAAGAAAAAATAAAATTTAATAGATCAGTGCTTATGGAAATTGCTAAAAAGGCTTCTGGCGATGTTAGACAAGCTATAAATATGTTGGAAGCTATAGCAAGAGGTGAAAAAGAAATAAAGCCAGAATATTTAGATTATTTGGCAACAAAAGATGAATTTTCTAACATACTTGAACTATCTATTGTTGTTCTTAAAAGTGAGAGCATGTCTCATGTCATGCAGAAAGTGCGGAGTACGGATGAAGACCCCAACTATATTTTAGAATTTATTGCAGAAAATATACCAAGAGAATATGAAAAGCCTCATGAAATTAAAAAAGCTTATGACATGATTTCTAAGGCAGATGTATATTTAGGAAGGGCTCAAAGAACACAAAATTATGGATATTGGAAATATGCAATTAATTTAATGACTTTAGGTGTAGCATTTTCTAAAGATAAAAAATATAAGAAATTTACTAGGTATAGTGGTCCTTCATACTTCAAGTTAAGAAGAAGTGCAAGAAAAAAAATAGAAAAAATAGATACAATTTTAGAGAAATTAGCCAATAGATTACATGTCTCAAAAAAGGTTGCTTTCACCTTTTTACCATATTTAAAAATTATTCTACAAAATTCTAAAATGTCAGAAGAAATATCACGCTTTGCAGGTTTTGAAAAAAATGAAGTAAAATTCCTAAAAGAATTAAAACTCCTTTCCTAG
- a CDS encoding replication factor C small subunit (COGs: COG2812 DNA polymerase III gamma/tau subunits~InterPro IPR003593: IPR008921: IPR003959: IPR013748~KEGG: mth:MTH241 replication factor C small subunit~PFAM: Replication factor C; AAA ATPase central domain protein~SMART: AAA ATPase~SPTR: O26343 Replication factor C small subunit~PFAM: ATPase family associated with various cellular activities (AAA); Replication factor C), which produces MTGIWTEKYRPKVLDDVVNQKHVVSRLKKYVEKKTLPNLLFAGPAGVGKTTVALALAREILGEYWQQNFLELNASDARGIDTVRTEIKNFCRLRPINAPFRIVFLDEVDNMTRDAQQALRREMEMYAETATFILSCNYSSKIIEPVQSRCVVFRFLPLKSKDIIKRLKYICEKENVDYEEKALDAIVYFAEGDLRKAINILQAAAALDKTITEDDIYDVVSKARPEDVRKMIVKALNGEFLKAREMLREIMISYGVSGEDLIDQIYREFSRLAIDGEVDEETYVKFVDVIGEYDFRIREGANPRIQLESLLASLLRPI; this is translated from the coding sequence ATGACAGGTATATGGACAGAAAAATATAGGCCTAAAGTATTAGATGACGTTGTAAATCAAAAACACGTTGTCTCAAGATTAAAAAAATATGTAGAAAAGAAAACTTTACCAAATTTGCTTTTTGCAGGGCCTGCTGGCGTTGGTAAAACTACAGTGGCACTTGCACTTGCCAGAGAAATACTTGGAGAATATTGGCAACAAAATTTTTTAGAGTTAAATGCTTCTGATGCAAGAGGTATAGATACTGTAAGAACTGAAATAAAAAATTTTTGCAGATTAAGACCAATTAATGCTCCATTTAGAATTGTATTTTTAGATGAAGTAGATAATATGACTAGAGATGCTCAACAAGCATTAAGAAGAGAAATGGAAATGTATGCTGAAACTGCAACTTTCATTCTTTCATGTAATTATTCTTCCAAAATTATTGAACCTGTTCAGTCTAGATGTGTAGTTTTTAGATTCTTACCTCTTAAATCCAAGGATATTATAAAGAGACTAAAATACATTTGTGAAAAAGAAAATGTAGATTATGAAGAGAAAGCCCTTGATGCAATAGTTTATTTTGCTGAAGGAGATCTTCGTAAAGCGATCAACATATTACAAGCTGCAGCTGCTTTGGATAAAACTATAACTGAAGATGACATATATGATGTTGTATCAAAGGCTAGACCAGAAGATGTTAGAAAAATGATAGTAAAGGCGTTAAATGGAGAGTTTTTAAAAGCTAGAGAAATGCTGAGGGAAATAATGATATCATATGGTGTAAGTGGAGAAGATTTAATAGATCAAATATATCGAGAATTTTCAAGGTTAGCCATTGATGGAGAAGTAGATGAAGAAACATATGTGAAATTTGTAGATGTAATTGGTGAATATGATTTCAGGATAAGAGAAGGAGCAAATCCAAGAATACAGCTAGAATCATTGCTTGCAAGTTTATTACGGCCTATCTAA